The stretch of DNA TTGCCGAGATTTCGTAGCTTGTCATTTGGCCATCTTGTTCAACATGGAAGCGACTGTAATTTAGGCTGCCAATGGAATGCGGCTCGGCGTCTGGCGGGACCGTTCCGGCGACCCTGCGTCGAGCCGCATCTCGGATTCGTCCGTCAGGCCGCAATTCGACCCGATCCAACCGCCCACAAAGTCCTCTACCACCGGGTGCGCGTCATGGGCATGGCACAGCGCCTTCAGGCGATGGCGGTTTCCGGGCTCGGAGGTCCGGGACAGGACGGCGCCGTGATCAAAGGCGTCGGCTACCGGGCGATCCACGGGGTCCTGGTGACGGCCGCCCTCCTTCTATCGGTTGCTCCCGTCCATGCCGCTCCTGCGCGGCACGGCCGCGGGCGCGTCGTCATGACCTACGTGCACCCGACCGACCCCACGCATCGCGAGATCTACCGGACGCTGCGGCGGCAGCGCGTGTTGGAGCGGCTCGGAGCGGTCGTCCGCCTGGTCCGGCTCCCCGGTCGTTTGACGCTCCGGGTGAAGGGGTGCGGCGGCGAGGCGAACGCCTGGTACGATCCCGCCAGCCGCGCCGTAACGATGTGCTACGAGCTGGTCGCCGGTATCATCGCTCTCGCCCCGCACGAGGCCTCTGCAGGCGGCGTCACCGAGGATCAGGCGATCCGTGGGCCGGTCGCCCAGATCCTCGTGCACGAGACCGGACATGCCTTGTTCCACCTGTTGCGCGTCCCGATCTTCGGGCGCGAGGAGGACGCGGCCGACCAACTCGCAGCCCTCCTTCTGCTCCACCTCGCTCCTGCGCGGGCCCGGGATCTCGTCGGCGGGAGCGGGTACTTCTTCGTGACGCTGGGGCGACAGGAAGCGGTCGACAGGACCAGTTTCGCCAACGTGCACGGCCTATCGTGGCAGAGATTCTACAGCCTCGTCTGCCTCGCCTACGGCTCCGATCCCCGTCGCTACGCCGACATTGTTG from Methylobacterium sp. PvR107 encodes:
- a CDS encoding DUF4344 domain-containing metallopeptidase; translated protein: MAQRLQAMAVSGLGGPGQDGAVIKGVGYRAIHGVLVTAALLLSVAPVHAAPARHGRGRVVMTYVHPTDPTHREIYRTLRRQRVLERLGAVVRLVRLPGRLTLRVKGCGGEANAWYDPASRAVTMCYELVAGIIALAPHEASAGGVTEDQAIRGPVAQILVHETGHALFHLLRVPIFGREEDAADQLAALLLLHLAPARARDLVGGSGYFFVTLGRQEAVDRTSFANVHGLSWQRFYSLVCLAYGSDPRRYADIVAKGYLPTERAATCGEEYKQVAYAFERLIGPHLRVRLYRGARLRRAWQSRAP